The Fusobacterium necrophorum subsp. necrophorum genome includes the window GAATTTCAATCTTATTGGATAAAGAATCTTTTTCTACCATGTCTTGAATTTCTAAAATTTTTGCTATTTTATAAGCAATAAAATAGTCCTCTTTTTGATATTCAATAAAAGATTTTTCATTTCCTGTTTTTGTGCTCGTCTTAACCCCCTTATATCCCGCCTTTTTCAAATCGGATGCAGCCTTTTTTATATTTTCCTCCGTTCCTTCAATGGAAATGGAAAAAGGAAGGTTATTTTCTTTTCCTAAAACAATGACTACATTCGCTAAAGTTGGAACTACCGGCTTCGCTTGAATTTTAAAATATTTTTCCGGCAAAGTCATGACAATATCCCTTGCCTTATCTACAGAAATATCATTTAAAATAATGTAACTTTCTTCTTGATTTTTCTCATAGTTTGCTGCATTGTATTTCATAGATAGATTTTGTGTCAATAGCTCTCCGGTTTTTCGAGCATATCCCCCTTTACCATTTGCATTCAATACGTCAACAATAATATTTTGATTCAATACATCTGCAGTGTTTGCTTCTCGATATAATTCATCAAACATACTGTAAATACTGGATGCCAAAGCATAACGAGCTTCATCAATTGTAGTTTCCGGCAATTTCTTCGCATTTTTTACCTTGTACTCAATTTCTCCATATTTTACAACTGCATACTTTTCAATTTTTTCAGGAAGAATATCATTTACTTTTCTGAGTACTTCCTCATATTCCTTTTTCTTTACCAAATCTCCAAAAGTGAGTTCTTTGTTGACATGAATTTCAAAAGGAATATCTACCGCCAATTTATCTTCGTAAACTGCAACTAAATTTTTCTTTCCGATGAACAACATTCTGTCTTGATCCGATAAACTGATTTGATTTCCTCGAAAATTAAAATACAACAATATTACTAACACTGCAATGAGAACTAGAATGATTCCATTATAGACTTTTCGCATATTCATAAGCTACCAAAACTCCTTT containing:
- a CDS encoding LytR C-terminal domain-containing protein, with the translated sequence MNMRKVYNGIILVLIAVLVILLYFNFRGNQISLSDQDRMLFIGKKNLVAVYEDKLAVDIPFEIHVNKELTFGDLVKKKEYEEVLRKVNDILPEKIEKYAVVKYGEIEYKVKNAKKLPETTIDEARYALASSIYSMFDELYREANTADVLNQNIIVDVLNANGKGGYARKTGELLTQNLSMKYNAANYEKNQEESYIILNDISVDKARDIVMTLPEKYFKIQAKPVVPTLANVVIVLGKENNLPFSISIEGTEENIKKAASDLKKAGYKGVKTSTKTGNEKSFIEYQKEDYFIAYKIAKILEIQDMVEKDSLSNKIEIHLP